From the genome of Bradyrhizobium elkanii USDA 76, one region includes:
- a CDS encoding NAD(P)-binding domain-containing protein produces MPDETIDTLVIGGGQAGLTMSHRLKQRGIAHLVLERGRIAERWRSERWDGLMFQFPNWSVRLPEFAFPHSDPDGFSGTAAIIAFIEDYAAFVAPPIRCGVAVTRLRRDAGGFLAEFAGGSIAARNVVIATGPYQRPLRPDLLRDQPGLFQVDAAGYRNPAQLPDGAMLVVGAGASGAQIAEELMRAGRDVFLSVGRHNRLPRRYRGRDLIWWLAEMGIDRTPVEQRGPSRLLPVISGAHGGHTVDFRRFAAGGVTLLGRVTAARDGVLEIAPDLAANIANGDAYYATFLGIVDDFVAARRLDHPEDPLARLRLPDPPCLTAPLDAIDLRAARIRSVIWATGYGLDLNWIDIPVLDADGAPRHRHGVSDVPGLYFLGLQWLSKMKSSFLSGVGDDAAVLADHIAGRG; encoded by the coding sequence GTGCCTGACGAGACCATCGATACGCTGGTGATCGGCGGCGGCCAGGCCGGGCTCACCATGAGCCACCGGCTGAAGCAGCGCGGCATCGCCCATCTGGTGCTGGAGCGAGGCCGCATCGCCGAGCGCTGGCGCAGCGAACGCTGGGACGGCCTCATGTTCCAGTTTCCGAACTGGTCGGTGCGGCTGCCGGAATTTGCGTTTCCGCACAGCGATCCCGACGGCTTCTCGGGCACCGCTGCCATCATCGCCTTCATCGAGGACTACGCCGCGTTCGTCGCGCCGCCGATCCGCTGCGGCGTCGCGGTCACCAGGCTGCGCCGCGATGCCGGCGGCTTCCTCGCCGAATTTGCCGGCGGCAGCATCGCCGCCCGCAACGTCGTCATCGCCACCGGCCCCTATCAACGGCCGCTGCGGCCCGACCTGCTGCGCGATCAACCCGGCCTGTTTCAGGTGGATGCCGCCGGCTACAGGAATCCCGCGCAATTGCCTGACGGCGCGATGCTGGTGGTCGGTGCCGGCGCCTCGGGTGCGCAGATCGCCGAAGAGCTGATGCGCGCCGGCCGCGATGTCTTCCTCTCGGTCGGGCGTCACAACCGCCTGCCGCGCCGCTATCGCGGCCGCGACCTGATCTGGTGGCTGGCCGAGATGGGCATCGACCGGACGCCGGTCGAGCAGCGCGGCCCGTCGCGGCTGCTGCCGGTGATTTCCGGCGCCCATGGCGGCCACACCGTCGATTTCCGCCGTTTCGCCGCCGGCGGCGTGACCTTGCTTGGCCGCGTGACGGCGGCGCGCGACGGCGTGCTCGAGATCGCGCCCGACCTCGCCGCCAACATCGCCAATGGCGACGCCTATTACGCGACCTTCCTCGGGATCGTCGACGACTTCGTCGCGGCGCGCCGCCTCGATCATCCCGAAGATCCCCTGGCGCGCCTCCGTTTGCCCGATCCGCCGTGCCTCACCGCGCCGCTCGATGCGATCGACCTGCGTGCCGCGCGGATCAGGAGCGTGATCTGGGCCACCGGCTACGGCCTCGATCTGAACTGGATCGACATACCGGTGCTGGATGCCGACGGGGCGCCGCGACACCGCCATGGCGTCTCCGACGTGCCGGGCCTCTATTTCCTCGGCCTGCAGTGGCTGTCGAAGATGAAATCCTCGTTCCTGTCAGGCGTCGGCGACGACGCCGCCGTGCTCGCCGACCACATCGCCGGCCGCGGCTAG
- a CDS encoding ParA family protein, whose translation MNVIVFASRKGGSGKSTLAAHLAAQVHKATKPCLLIDADPQGSLTLWHKLRGTNEPAIKTAVNSVSGIIAQAKREGIEWVFIDTPPNLSAVVDDSIKNATMVIIPARPGVFDVNAVQETIQTCRSMRKPYAVVINGAPAQRDGAESRIVAIAREALAKFRAPVWSGQITNRADLLMALGQGEGAREYYAEGRAAAEINRLWAAIERSIKAIRGTASASGTMHKQAA comes from the coding sequence ATGAACGTGATTGTTTTCGCTTCGCGTAAGGGGGGCTCGGGAAAAAGTACCCTGGCTGCTCACCTCGCTGCGCAAGTGCACAAGGCAACGAAGCCCTGTCTGCTGATCGACGCCGATCCGCAGGGCTCGCTGACTCTTTGGCACAAGCTGCGCGGCACCAACGAGCCGGCGATCAAGACGGCGGTGAACTCGGTCAGCGGGATCATTGCCCAGGCCAAGCGTGAGGGCATCGAGTGGGTGTTCATCGACACGCCGCCGAACCTCTCGGCCGTGGTCGACGACTCCATCAAGAACGCCACGATGGTGATCATTCCGGCGCGGCCCGGCGTGTTCGACGTCAACGCTGTGCAGGAAACCATCCAGACCTGCCGCTCGATGCGCAAGCCCTATGCCGTGGTGATCAACGGCGCGCCCGCGCAGCGTGACGGCGCCGAAAGCCGCATCGTCGCGATCGCGCGCGAGGCGCTGGCGAAATTCCGCGCGCCGGTGTGGAGCGGCCAGATCACCAACCGCGCCGATCTTCTGATGGCGCTCGGCCAGGGTGAAGGCGCCCGCGAATATTATGCGGAAGGCCGCGCCGCCGCCGAGATCAATCGGCTGTGGGCCGCGATCGAGCGCTCGATCAAGGCGATCCGCGGCACGGCGTCGGCGTCCGGTACGATGCACAAGCAAGCGGCGTAA
- a CDS encoding nuclear transport factor 2 family protein, with amino-acid sequence MGEDLNRQRVLNFLDVYYAGGIEGALDRCSDDVAFLANAPIDILPHMGQHRGKAALRQMWTTIHERYSDMRYEAPIVVTQGDRVAAQLRVFFRKRNNARVVQFDVAVFYTLRDGKITEIREIIDTFDLVQQVLERDVAAALTGHDDVAHANSQRRR; translated from the coding sequence ATGGGCGAGGATTTGAACCGGCAGCGCGTCTTGAACTTCCTCGACGTCTACTATGCCGGCGGCATCGAGGGCGCGCTCGATCGGTGCAGCGACGACGTCGCGTTTCTCGCCAACGCCCCGATCGACATTCTTCCGCATATGGGCCAGCACCGCGGCAAGGCGGCGCTGCGCCAGATGTGGACCACGATCCACGAGCGCTATTCCGACATGCGCTACGAGGCGCCGATCGTGGTAACCCAGGGCGACCGGGTCGCCGCGCAGCTGCGCGTGTTCTTCCGCAAGCGCAACAACGCCCGCGTGGTGCAGTTCGACGTCGCGGTGTTCTACACGCTGCGCGACGGCAAGATCACCGAGATCCGCGAGATCATCGACACCTTCGACCTCGTCCAGCAGGTGCTGGAGCGCGACGTCGCAGCGGCGCTGACCGGTCATGACGACGTCGCTCACGCAAATTCGCAACGCCGGCGTTGA
- the uvrB gene encoding excinuclease ABC subunit UvrB, with protein sequence MAKTPNTPKKPGKTPKSKAHRPEVLPIGPALAELLNPAINRGDAGMGSGTGLQPPPDNSWDRRAGGEAAAHRARASTRETSEGVARRDTSGLGEAPQANYGTSATIPTLDPELARQLGLPTAEDDEEALARPPRSKMEALGVKATADALENLIRDGRPEFRKDDGSMRVWTPHRPPRPEKSEGGVRFEIKSDYQPKGDQPTAIAELVEGIDRNDRTQVLLGVTGSGKTYTMAKVIEATQRPALILAPNKTLAAQLYGEFKNFFPDNAVEYFVSYYDYYQPEAYVPRTDTYIEKDSSINEQIDRMRHSATRALLERDDVIIVASVSCIYGIGSVETYTAMTFALKKGERIDQRQLIADLVALQYKRTQAEFTRGTFRVRGDVIDIFPAHYEDRAWRVNLFGDTIETIEEFDPLTGHKQDELEFIKMYANSHYVTPRPTLVQAIKSIKSELKQRLDQLNDQGRLLEAQRLEQRTTFDLEMMEATGSCAGIENYSRYLTGRRPGEPPPTLFEYVPDNALIFADESHVTVPQIGAMFRGDFRRKATLAEYGFRLPSCMDNRPLRFEEWDMMRPQTVAVSATPSGWELNESGGVFVEQVIRPTGLIDPPVDIRPARTQVDDLVGEVRATAAAGYRSLITVLTKRMAEDLTEYLHEQGIRVRYMHSDIDTIERIEIIRDLRLGAFDALVGINLLREGLDIPECALVAILDADKEGFLRSETSLIQTIGRAARNVDGKVILYADSMTGSMERAMAETTRRREKQVEYNEANGITPESVKKSIGDILNSVYERDHVLVEIGDGGMADDVISIGHNFEAVLSDLETRMREAAADLNFEEAARLRDEVKRLRATEMAVVDDPTAKQRNVQKQAGAYAGTRKYGDAANLPVSALKNKSAQTSLKASRGGKSGSRVHKPDLDEMHGPESLPFRPSGALPAKPFGTTSRIIQPTDSRQSGPEFGPSPRSSGGAPGKRGGWKKR encoded by the coding sequence ATGGCGAAGACACCGAACACTCCGAAAAAGCCCGGCAAAACCCCCAAATCCAAAGCACATCGGCCCGAGGTCCTCCCGATCGGGCCCGCGCTTGCCGAGTTGCTCAATCCGGCGATCAACCGCGGCGATGCCGGCATGGGCTCGGGCACCGGCCTGCAGCCGCCGCCGGACAATTCCTGGGACCGCCGCGCCGGCGGCGAGGCCGCCGCGCATCGCGCGCGGGCGTCGACGCGCGAGACCAGCGAGGGCGTCGCCAGGCGCGATACTTCGGGCCTCGGCGAGGCCCCGCAGGCCAATTACGGCACCTCGGCCACCATCCCGACGCTCGATCCGGAACTGGCACGGCAGCTCGGCCTGCCGACCGCCGAGGACGACGAGGAGGCCCTGGCGCGGCCGCCGCGCAGCAAGATGGAGGCGCTCGGAGTCAAGGCGACCGCCGACGCGCTGGAGAACCTGATCCGCGACGGCCGTCCGGAATTCCGCAAGGACGACGGCTCGATGCGGGTGTGGACCCCGCACCGCCCGCCGCGCCCGGAGAAATCCGAAGGCGGCGTGCGCTTCGAGATCAAGTCCGACTACCAGCCGAAGGGCGACCAGCCGACCGCGATCGCCGAACTGGTCGAGGGCATCGACCGCAACGACCGCACCCAGGTGCTGCTCGGCGTCACCGGCTCGGGCAAGACCTACACCATGGCCAAGGTGATCGAGGCGACGCAGCGCCCGGCGCTGATCCTGGCGCCGAACAAGACGCTGGCTGCCCAGCTCTATGGCGAGTTCAAGAACTTCTTCCCCGACAACGCCGTCGAGTATTTCGTCAGCTATTACGACTACTACCAGCCGGAAGCCTACGTCCCGCGCACCGACACCTATATCGAGAAGGATTCCTCGATCAACGAGCAGATCGACCGCATGCGCCACTCGGCGACGCGCGCGCTGCTCGAGCGCGACGACGTCATCATCGTCGCCTCGGTGTCCTGCATCTACGGTATCGGCTCGGTCGAGACCTACACCGCGATGACCTTCGCGCTGAAGAAGGGCGAGCGCATCGACCAGCGGCAATTGATCGCCGACCTGGTCGCGCTGCAATACAAGCGCACCCAGGCCGAGTTCACCCGCGGCACCTTCCGCGTCCGCGGCGACGTCATCGACATCTTCCCGGCGCACTATGAGGACCGCGCCTGGCGCGTGAACCTGTTCGGCGACACCATCGAGACCATCGAGGAGTTCGATCCGCTCACCGGCCACAAGCAGGACGAGCTCGAATTCATCAAGATGTACGCCAATTCGCACTATGTGACGCCGCGCCCGACGCTGGTGCAGGCGATCAAGTCGATCAAATCGGAGCTGAAGCAGCGGCTCGACCAGCTCAACGACCAGGGACGCCTGCTGGAGGCGCAGCGCCTCGAGCAGCGCACCACCTTCGATCTCGAGATGATGGAGGCGACCGGAAGCTGCGCCGGCATCGAGAACTATTCGCGTTACCTCACCGGCCGCCGCCCCGGCGAGCCGCCGCCGACGCTGTTCGAATATGTGCCGGACAACGCGCTGATCTTCGCCGACGAGAGCCACGTCACCGTGCCGCAGATCGGCGCCATGTTCCGCGGCGACTTCCGCCGCAAGGCGACGCTCGCCGAATACGGCTTCCGCCTGCCCTCCTGCATGGACAACCGCCCGCTCCGCTTCGAGGAGTGGGACATGATGCGGCCGCAGACGGTGGCGGTGTCGGCGACGCCGAGCGGCTGGGAGCTGAACGAAAGCGGCGGCGTGTTCGTCGAGCAGGTGATCCGTCCGACCGGCCTGATCGATCCTCCCGTGGACATCCGCCCTGCCCGCACCCAGGTCGACGATCTCGTCGGCGAGGTGCGCGCCACCGCGGCGGCCGGCTATCGCTCGCTGATCACGGTGCTCACCAAGCGCATGGCGGAGGACCTCACCGAATATCTGCACGAGCAGGGCATCCGCGTCCGCTACATGCACTCGGATATCGACACGATCGAGCGCATCGAGATCATCCGGGACCTCAGGCTCGGCGCGTTCGACGCGCTGGTCGGCATCAACCTGTTGCGCGAGGGCCTCGACATTCCCGAATGCGCGCTGGTCGCGATCCTCGACGCCGACAAGGAAGGCTTTCTGCGTAGCGAGACCTCGCTGATCCAGACCATCGGCCGCGCCGCGCGCAACGTCGACGGCAAGGTGATCCTCTATGCCGACAGCATGACCGGCTCGATGGAGCGCGCGATGGCCGAGACCACGCGCCGCCGCGAGAAGCAGGTCGAGTACAACGAGGCCAACGGCATCACGCCGGAGAGCGTGAAGAAGTCGATCGGCGACATCCTCAACTCCGTCTATGAGCGCGACCATGTGCTGGTCGAGATCGGCGACGGCGGCATGGCGGACGACGTGATCTCGATCGGGCATAATTTCGAGGCCGTGCTGAGCGACCTCGAAACGCGGATGCGCGAGGCCGCGGCCGACCTGAACTTCGAGGAAGCGGCCCGCCTGCGCGACGAGGTCAAACGGCTGCGCGCCACCGAGATGGCCGTGGTCGACGATCCCACCGCCAAGCAGCGCAACGTGCAGAAACAGGCCGGCGCCTATGCCGGCACCCGAAAATACGGCGATGCCGCCAACCTGCCGGTCAGCGCATTGAAGAACAAGTCGGCGCAGACCTCGCTCAAGGCAAGCCGCGGCGGCAAGTCCGGCTCGCGCGTGCACAAGCCCGACCTCGACGAAATGCACGGCCCGGAATCGCTGCCCTTCCGCCCAAGCGGTGCACTGCCCGCAAAGCCGTTCGGCACCACGAGCCGCATCATCCAGCCGACCGACTCACGGCAGTCGGGGCCGGAGTTCGGGCCGTCGCCGAGGAGCAGCGGCGGCGCGCCAGGGAAACGGGGCGGGTGGAAGAAGAGGTAG
- a CDS encoding nuclear transport factor 2 family protein: MTEHSLWRFSRALHRAINERQLADIEPLLDDEVEWSIYGPIDLFSFFGARRGKAAVLEVIRQIGENLRVHRFDREQIMLGVDSAASMLRYSLTALDSNKPISLRIAHFAQFRAGKLTSFRVLVDSFDLVEQTVGYPIHLPRIAV; encoded by the coding sequence ATGACAGAGCATAGTCTCTGGCGTTTTTCGCGCGCATTGCATCGCGCGATCAACGAACGCCAGCTTGCAGATATCGAGCCCTTGCTCGACGACGAGGTCGAATGGTCCATCTACGGGCCGATCGACCTGTTTTCCTTCTTCGGCGCGCGCCGCGGCAAGGCCGCGGTGCTCGAGGTGATCAGGCAGATCGGCGAGAACCTCAGGGTTCACCGCTTCGACCGGGAGCAGATCATGCTCGGCGTGGATTCCGCAGCCTCGATGCTGCGCTATTCGCTGACGGCTCTCGACTCCAACAAGCCGATCTCGCTCCGGATCGCGCATTTCGCGCAGTTCAGGGCCGGCAAGCTGACGAGCTTCCGCGTGCTGGTCGACAGTTTCGACCTGGTCGAGCAGACCGTCGGCTACCCGATCCATCTGCCGCGCATCGCGGTCTGA
- a CDS encoding DUF4282 domain-containing protein, producing the protein MFDFQDLFQWDRFITPTIIKTFYWLVIAVIVLFGISGILWSLTAMAISPFVGFIQLLASIASVFVGIVFSRIAAEFILIVFRINEHLGAIRDRDGAMR; encoded by the coding sequence ATGTTCGATTTCCAGGATCTGTTTCAGTGGGACCGTTTCATCACGCCCACGATCATCAAGACGTTCTACTGGCTGGTGATCGCGGTCATCGTGCTGTTCGGGATCTCCGGCATCCTGTGGAGCCTCACCGCGATGGCGATCAGCCCGTTCGTCGGCTTCATCCAGCTGCTCGCGTCGATCGCCAGCGTCTTCGTCGGCATCGTGTTCTCGCGCATCGCCGCCGAGTTCATCCTGATCGTATTCCGGATCAACGAGCATCTCGGCGCGATCCGCGACCGGGACGGAGCAATGCGCTGA
- a CDS encoding MaoC family dehydratase, whose translation MRFFEDIEIGARREFGSFTFTPEDIKRFAAQFDPQRFHLDEEEGRKSLFGGLAASGWHVASVCMKLLVADGKRLAAEAAARGEQVAVWGPSPGFRELRWIRPVLAGDTISFTNQVETKRTSEKRPEWGILQARNIGVNQRNEVVFSFLATAFVPRRNPGS comes from the coding sequence ATGCGCTTTTTTGAAGATATCGAGATCGGCGCACGGCGCGAGTTCGGCTCCTTCACCTTCACGCCTGAGGACATCAAGCGCTTTGCCGCGCAGTTCGATCCGCAGCGCTTCCATCTCGACGAGGAGGAGGGGCGCAAGTCGCTGTTCGGCGGGCTCGCCGCATCGGGCTGGCATGTCGCCAGCGTCTGCATGAAGCTGCTCGTCGCCGACGGCAAGCGGCTCGCCGCGGAAGCCGCCGCGCGCGGCGAACAGGTCGCGGTCTGGGGGCCCTCGCCGGGCTTCCGCGAGCTGCGCTGGATCCGCCCGGTGCTGGCAGGCGATACCATCAGCTTCACCAACCAGGTCGAGACCAAGCGCACGTCCGAGAAGCGGCCCGAATGGGGCATCCTCCAGGCCCGCAACATCGGCGTCAATCAGCGCAATGAGGTGGTGTTCTCGTTCCTCGCCACCGCCTTCGTGCCGCGGCGGAATCCCGGTTCCTGA
- a CDS encoding alpha/beta fold hydrolase: MRRITHFFAAILSLLACPAMPPAFAHTPQQPAHQLYNEGDLKLESGEAIKDFSISYVTHGTLNAKKSNAILMVTAISGNHHRLDFMIGPGKALDPDKYFIVCTDAIGNGLTTSPSNSKVQPRMQFPKFAIRDMVESQYRLMKEKLGIDHVVAVVGPSMGGMQALQWGVSHPDFMDALVAMVPLAKTPAWSVAVMEASRKAIMNDPAWKDGNYEAPPEKGLKLFRDIVALLAARTPDMYAAQFKSGPDVLPWMAEQETALWKLFDANDWIYQSWAYDRHDVGTTAGFGGDTAKALGSIKAKTLILTGTKDLLNPEFEPNQMGQNIAGVTIKTISPGTVTGHASAGGFFPADVEFLNRETGVFLDGVTDGGKKLN; encoded by the coding sequence ATGAGGCGCATCACCCACTTCTTCGCCGCGATCCTGTCGCTGCTGGCATGCCCGGCGATGCCGCCCGCCTTCGCACACACGCCGCAGCAGCCTGCCCACCAGCTCTACAACGAAGGCGACCTCAAGCTCGAGAGCGGCGAGGCGATCAAGGATTTCTCGATCTCCTACGTCACCCACGGCACGCTGAACGCGAAGAAGTCGAATGCCATCCTGATGGTGACCGCGATCTCGGGCAATCATCACCGGCTCGATTTCATGATCGGCCCCGGCAAGGCACTCGACCCCGACAAGTACTTCATCGTCTGCACCGACGCGATCGGCAATGGGCTGACCACGTCGCCGAGCAATTCGAAGGTGCAGCCGCGGATGCAGTTCCCGAAATTCGCGATCCGCGACATGGTGGAATCCCAGTACCGGCTGATGAAGGAGAAGCTCGGCATCGACCATGTCGTCGCCGTGGTCGGCCCCTCGATGGGCGGCATGCAGGCGCTGCAATGGGGCGTCAGCCATCCGGACTTCATGGACGCGCTGGTTGCGATGGTGCCGCTCGCGAAGACGCCGGCCTGGTCGGTCGCGGTGATGGAGGCCTCGCGCAAGGCGATCATGAACGATCCGGCGTGGAAGGACGGGAATTACGAGGCGCCGCCGGAGAAAGGCCTCAAGCTGTTCCGCGATATCGTCGCGCTGCTCGCGGCGCGCACGCCCGACATGTATGCAGCGCAGTTCAAGTCCGGCCCCGACGTGCTGCCCTGGATGGCCGAGCAGGAGACCGCGCTGTGGAAACTGTTCGACGCCAACGACTGGATCTACCAGAGCTGGGCCTATGACCGGCATGATGTCGGCACCACGGCCGGGTTCGGCGGCGACACCGCGAAGGCGCTGGGCTCGATCAAGGCGAAGACGCTGATCCTCACCGGCACCAAGGACCTGCTCAATCCCGAATTCGAGCCGAACCAGATGGGCCAGAACATCGCAGGCGTGACCATCAAGACTATCAGCCCGGGCACCGTGACCGGCCACGCCTCGGCCGGCGGCTTCTTCCCGGCGGATGTCGAGTTTCTCAACCGCGAAACCGGCGTGTTCCTCGACGGCGTGACCGACGGCGGCAAGAAACTGAACTGA
- a CDS encoding MaoC family dehydratase, producing MTTLTFEDFKPGRFGTFGPRHVSREEILAFAAEFDPQPMHLDEEAAKKSMLRGLSGSGWHLGSLMMRMLFDGFIGRTASLGAPGVNEMRWVAPLRPGDDLTLDVDVVEARVSKSRPETGIVTFKGTIRNARGEMLCEMEAPIMISRRDAASA from the coding sequence ATGACCACGCTGACCTTCGAAGACTTCAAGCCCGGCCGCTTCGGCACGTTCGGCCCGCGCCATGTTTCACGCGAGGAAATCCTCGCCTTTGCCGCCGAATTCGACCCGCAGCCGATGCATCTCGACGAGGAGGCGGCGAAGAAATCCATGCTCCGCGGCCTGTCGGGCTCGGGCTGGCATCTCGGCTCGCTGATGATGCGGATGCTGTTCGACGGCTTCATCGGCCGCACCGCCTCGCTGGGCGCGCCCGGGGTCAACGAGATGCGCTGGGTGGCGCCGCTGCGTCCGGGCGACGATTTGACGCTGGATGTCGATGTCGTCGAAGCGCGCGTCTCGAAGAGCCGTCCCGAGACCGGCATCGTCACCTTCAAGGGCACGATCCGCAACGCGCGCGGCGAGATGTTGTGCGAGATGGAGGCGCCGATCATGATCAGCCGCCGCGACGCTGCGAGCGCATAG
- a CDS encoding pyridoxamine 5'-phosphate oxidase family protein produces MTRAELLAFLRMHRLAVVSTVHDGAPQAAVVGIAVSDNLEIIFDTLTTSRKYQNLRGDPRAALVIGWDAEQTAQVEGAADFPSGAELTACKQVYFAAWPDGPERETWPNIGYVRIRPNWARFSDFRAVPARIEEMTLP; encoded by the coding sequence ATGACGCGCGCCGAGCTTCTCGCCTTCCTGCGGATGCATCGGCTCGCTGTGGTCAGCACGGTTCACGACGGCGCGCCCCAGGCGGCGGTCGTCGGCATCGCGGTCAGCGACAATCTTGAGATCATCTTCGACACGCTGACCACCTCGCGCAAATACCAGAACCTCCGCGGCGATCCGCGCGCGGCGCTGGTGATCGGTTGGGACGCCGAGCAGACCGCACAGGTCGAGGGCGCCGCGGACTTCCCGAGCGGCGCGGAGCTCACCGCCTGCAAGCAGGTGTATTTCGCGGCGTGGCCCGACGGGCCGGAGCGCGAGACATGGCCGAACATCGGCTATGTGCGGATACGGCCGAACTGGGCGCGGTTCAGCGATTTTCGCGCGGTGCCGGCGCGGATCGAGGAGATGACGCTGCCATAG
- a CDS encoding TAXI family TRAP transporter solute-binding subunit: MISVRMPLWLRVISLAGVVLLCTAAGLYGYRWYSRPVTLTVAVGSIDGEAASAMSAIANQLVSDGASVRLKVIDTGTAVESGKQFAAGAVDLAAVRGDVGDVSKAQAIVVLSHMTVLLIAPPGSSIDSISKLKGQTVGVLGGDANAKIVDVLNNAYDLARNKTVFRNLSLPDARKAVQSKQVNALLVVIPLTGKYIALVKGFFPQGTKATPVLIPIDAAAAIADGNRAYESFDVPKGTLRGSPPVPDDDVTTLRTSLYLVAQKSLSTDVATNLTQSILKVRRELLRENPLFAQITSPSTDADAYLPVHPGALAVYNGTTQSFLDEYSNYIYLGPMILGGIASVLAAAWKFLGIGQPQFREGPLDTLYGLARRIRTVSFESELSAIEDEIDNILKGERLKAEAGDENAVDPATLNVVAHRLENLVHDRRAALLAKPPIVSVA; this comes from the coding sequence ATGATTTCGGTCAGAATGCCGCTCTGGCTCCGTGTTATTTCGCTGGCTGGCGTGGTCCTGCTCTGCACGGCAGCCGGGCTCTATGGATATCGTTGGTACAGTCGTCCGGTCACGCTAACGGTGGCGGTCGGCTCGATCGACGGAGAAGCAGCCAGCGCGATGTCGGCGATCGCCAATCAGCTTGTCTCAGACGGCGCTTCGGTGCGGTTGAAGGTCATCGACACCGGAACAGCCGTGGAATCGGGCAAGCAGTTCGCTGCGGGAGCTGTCGATCTCGCTGCCGTTCGCGGCGACGTCGGCGACGTGTCCAAGGCGCAGGCCATTGTCGTGCTGTCGCACATGACCGTACTTCTGATCGCTCCCCCCGGTTCATCCATCGACAGCATCAGCAAGCTCAAGGGTCAGACCGTGGGCGTGCTCGGAGGCGATGCAAACGCCAAAATCGTCGATGTGTTGAATAATGCCTACGACCTTGCCCGCAACAAGACGGTTTTCAGGAACCTCAGCTTGCCCGATGCCCGGAAAGCCGTTCAGTCAAAGCAGGTCAACGCCTTGCTTGTCGTCATCCCCCTGACCGGGAAATACATTGCGCTGGTGAAGGGCTTTTTCCCGCAAGGTACCAAAGCCACCCCGGTGCTGATCCCGATCGACGCGGCCGCGGCCATTGCTGACGGCAATCGCGCCTATGAGAGCTTCGACGTGCCCAAGGGCACCCTGCGCGGATCGCCTCCTGTCCCCGATGACGATGTGACGACACTGCGGACGTCGCTCTATCTTGTCGCGCAAAAGAGCCTCAGCACCGACGTTGCGACGAATCTGACCCAGAGCATCCTGAAGGTGCGGAGGGAACTGCTGCGGGAGAATCCTCTGTTCGCCCAGATCACGTCTCCCAGCACCGACGCGGACGCCTACCTTCCCGTTCATCCTGGAGCTCTGGCCGTGTACAACGGCACGACACAGAGTTTCCTCGATGAGTACAGCAACTACATCTATCTGGGCCCGATGATCCTTGGAGGCATTGCTTCCGTCCTTGCTGCCGCATGGAAGTTCTTGGGCATCGGCCAGCCCCAATTCCGCGAGGGGCCCCTCGACACCCTTTACGGCCTTGCGCGCCGGATCCGCACGGTCAGCTTCGAGAGCGAACTTTCGGCCATCGAGGATGAGATAGACAATATCCTGAAGGGCGAACGCCTCAAGGCCGAGGCGGGCGATGAAAATGCGGTCGACCCCGCGACGCTGAACGTCGTGGCCCACCGCCTGGAAAATCTGGTTCATGACCGCAGAGCGGCGCTGTTGGCAAAACCCCCGATCGTGTCGGTGGCCTAG
- a CDS encoding GNAT family N-acetyltransferase — protein MQIRDERDEDAVAISRITAAAFAEAPHSSGTEARIVEALRAAGALTISLVAVSDDGHIIGHVAFSPVQINGASGRWHGLGPVSVAPDMQRQGIGGALIRAGLARLAALNADGCVLLGDPAYYRRFGFVSDPALTYGGEASLYFQRLVLKGKAPEGDVSYHSAFDVV, from the coding sequence ATGCAGATCAGGGACGAACGCGATGAAGACGCCGTCGCGATCAGCCGCATCACGGCGGCGGCATTCGCGGAGGCGCCGCACAGCAGCGGTACCGAAGCCCGCATCGTCGAGGCGCTGCGCGCAGCCGGCGCGTTGACAATCTCGCTGGTGGCCGTATCCGATGATGGCCACATCATCGGTCATGTCGCCTTCTCGCCGGTGCAGATCAATGGCGCATCAGGACGCTGGCACGGCCTCGGCCCGGTCTCGGTCGCACCGGATATGCAACGCCAGGGTATCGGCGGTGCGCTGATCCGCGCGGGATTGGCCCGCCTCGCGGCCCTGAACGCCGACGGCTGCGTCCTGCTCGGCGATCCCGCCTACTACCGCCGCTTCGGCTTCGTCAGTGATCCCGCGCTGACCTATGGTGGTGAGGCGAGCCTGTATTTTCAGCGGCTGGTGTTGAAGGGCAAGGCGCCCGAGGGGGATGTGAGCTACCATTCGGCGTTCGATGTCGTGTGA